Proteins from one Salarias fasciatus chromosome 14, fSalaFa1.1, whole genome shotgun sequence genomic window:
- the yif1b gene encoding protein YIF1B isoform X1: MDYTATQSGFRQRKLQPNMRLRNSSADGSDGSQLFEDTSGAGVGSQAGFRNQQPGPQGFPGQSILSDPMSNLAMAYGSSLATQGREMVDKNLDRFIPISKLKYYFAVDTVYVGKKLGLLVFPYMHKNWEVSYQQDTPVAPRFDVNAPDLYIPTMGFITYILVAGLALGTQNRFSPELLGVQASSALVWLIMEVLAVLLSLYLVTVNTDLTTIDLLAFSGYKYVGMIVGVVAGLLFGRPAYYLSLLWCCAAIFVFMIRTMRLKLLSEAAAEGRLIRGARNQLRMYLTMTIAAAQPVFMYWLTFHLVR, translated from the exons ATGGATTATACTGCAACTCAGAGTGGCTTCAGACAGCGTAAGTTAC AGCCTAATATGCGTCTCAGGAACAGCTCTGCAGACGGCTCAGATGGCAGCCAGCTGTTTGAGGATACCAGTGGAGCTGGAGTCGGATCACAGGCGGGCTTCAG GAACCAGCAGCCCGGTCCTCAGGGGTTTCCTGGCCAGTCGATCCTCTCAGACCCCATGTCCAACCTGGCCATGGCGTACGGAAGCTCCCTGGCAACCCAGGGAAGGGAGATGGTGGACAAAAAT CTGGACCGGTTCATCCCCATTTCGAAGCTGAAGTACTACTTCGCCGTGGACACGGTGTACGTGGGGAAGAAGCTGGGCCTCCTTGTTTTTCCTTACATGCACAAG AACTGGGAGGTGAGCTACCAGCAGGACACTCCTGTGGCTCCACGCTTTGACGTGAACGCTCCTGATCTCTACATCCCCACCATGGGCTTCATCACGTACATCCTGGTGGCCGGACTGGCCCTCGGCACACAGAaccg GTTCTCGCCGGAGCTGCTGGGAGTCCAGGCCAGCTCGGCGCTGGTGTGGCTGATCATGGAGGTCCTGGCGGTCCTGCTGTCGCTCTACCTTGTCACCGTGAACACGGACCTCACCACCATAGACCTTCTGGCTTTCTCCGGCTACAAATATGTAGG GATGATCGTAGGAGTGGTGGCAGGACTTTTGTTTGGGAGGCCGGCATATTATCTCTCTCTACTCTGGTGTTGTGCTGCCATCTTTGTCTTTATG ATTCGCACAATGCGCCTGAAGCTGCTgtccgaggcggcggcggagggccgGCTGATCAGAGGAGccaggaaccagctgaggatgTACCTGACCATGACCATAGCGGCGGCGCAGCCCGTCTTCATGTACTGGCTCACATTCCACCTCGTCAGATAA
- the yif1b gene encoding protein YIF1B isoform X2 has protein sequence MDYTATQSGFRQQPNMRLRNSSADGSDGSQLFEDTSGAGVGSQAGFRNQQPGPQGFPGQSILSDPMSNLAMAYGSSLATQGREMVDKNLDRFIPISKLKYYFAVDTVYVGKKLGLLVFPYMHKNWEVSYQQDTPVAPRFDVNAPDLYIPTMGFITYILVAGLALGTQNRFSPELLGVQASSALVWLIMEVLAVLLSLYLVTVNTDLTTIDLLAFSGYKYVGMIVGVVAGLLFGRPAYYLSLLWCCAAIFVFMIRTMRLKLLSEAAAEGRLIRGARNQLRMYLTMTIAAAQPVFMYWLTFHLVR, from the exons ATGGATTATACTGCAACTCAGAGTGGCTTCAGACAGC AGCCTAATATGCGTCTCAGGAACAGCTCTGCAGACGGCTCAGATGGCAGCCAGCTGTTTGAGGATACCAGTGGAGCTGGAGTCGGATCACAGGCGGGCTTCAG GAACCAGCAGCCCGGTCCTCAGGGGTTTCCTGGCCAGTCGATCCTCTCAGACCCCATGTCCAACCTGGCCATGGCGTACGGAAGCTCCCTGGCAACCCAGGGAAGGGAGATGGTGGACAAAAAT CTGGACCGGTTCATCCCCATTTCGAAGCTGAAGTACTACTTCGCCGTGGACACGGTGTACGTGGGGAAGAAGCTGGGCCTCCTTGTTTTTCCTTACATGCACAAG AACTGGGAGGTGAGCTACCAGCAGGACACTCCTGTGGCTCCACGCTTTGACGTGAACGCTCCTGATCTCTACATCCCCACCATGGGCTTCATCACGTACATCCTGGTGGCCGGACTGGCCCTCGGCACACAGAaccg GTTCTCGCCGGAGCTGCTGGGAGTCCAGGCCAGCTCGGCGCTGGTGTGGCTGATCATGGAGGTCCTGGCGGTCCTGCTGTCGCTCTACCTTGTCACCGTGAACACGGACCTCACCACCATAGACCTTCTGGCTTTCTCCGGCTACAAATATGTAGG GATGATCGTAGGAGTGGTGGCAGGACTTTTGTTTGGGAGGCCGGCATATTATCTCTCTCTACTCTGGTGTTGTGCTGCCATCTTTGTCTTTATG ATTCGCACAATGCGCCTGAAGCTGCTgtccgaggcggcggcggagggccgGCTGATCAGAGGAGccaggaaccagctgaggatgTACCTGACCATGACCATAGCGGCGGCGCAGCCCGTCTTCATGTACTGGCTCACATTCCACCTCGTCAGATAA
- the LOC115401002 gene encoding GTPase IMAP family member 9-like, producing MAYSSLRRYQPDSSRNHSPGEEMRLVLVGKTGNGKSASGNTILGWEAFDSQLSPTSVTLECKKARGVVDGRRVAVIDTPGIYDTKYKEAEVIQKVKECVSLSAPGPHVFLIVVKLGRFTEEEQNTVELLQQVFGSEAANYSMVLFTQGDQLKNTTIEGYFSKCGKLSHLISKCMWRYHVFNNMSAARSQVTEFFIKIKSIISDNQGKFYTNAMFQEAERAIQEQQRMIQEATAEHKHREEEKLRKMLQGEELQAMLKRLDAEYEKSAREKAEKKNKFLKGGMILTTAEVGVAIGAAAAVAGGPVCIGIGAVVGGLVGAVAGATMPIAAEALKKKCSVQ from the exons ATGGCGTATTCTTCCTTAAGACGATATCAGCCAGATTCTTCAAGGAACCACAGCCCAG GTGAAGAAATGCGACTGGTGCTGGTTGGAAAAACAGGGAATGGAAAGAGTGCGTCAGGAAACACCATCCTCGGATGGGAGGCTTTCGATTCACAGCTCTCTCCAACTTCTGTCACGTTGGAGTGCAAAAAGGCCAGAGGGGTGGTGGACGGCCGCAGGGTCGCCGTGATCGACACACCAGGAATTTACGACACCAAATACAAAGAGGCGGAGGTCATCCAAAAAGTGAAGGAGTGCGTCTCCCTCTCCGCTCCCGGCCCTCACGTGTTCCTGATCGTGGTGAAGCTGGGGAGGttcacagaggaggagcagaacacCGTCGAactcctgcagcaggtgtttGGATCCGAAGCTGCAAATTACTCCATGGTTCTCTTCACTCAGGGCgatcagctgaaaaacacaacaatagaAGGATACTTCAGTAAATGTGGAAAACTGAGCCATCTGATTTCCAAGTGTATGTGGCGGTATCATGTTTTCAACAACATGTCCGCTGCCAGGAGTCAGGTGACCGAGTTTTTTATAAAGATAAAAAGTATCATCAGCGATAACCAGGGGAAATTTTACACCAACGCAATGTTCCAGGAGGCTGAGAGAGCGATCCAAGAGCAACAGAGGATGATTCAGGAGGCCACAGCggagcacaaacacagagaggaggaaaaactcaGGAAGATGCTTCAAGGGGAAGAACTGCAGGCGATGCTCAAGAGACTCGATGCCGAGTACGAGAAGAGCGCAAGAGAGaaggcagaaaagaaaaacaaatttcttaaagGCGGCATGATATTGACCACGGCAGAGGTGGGTGTTGCCatcggcgccgccgccgcagtcGCCGGGGGTCCGGTCTGCATCGGGATCGGAGCGGTGGTGGGAGGACTGGTCGGGGCGGTGGCGGGAGCAACGATGCCGATCGCAGCAGAAGCTCTGAAGAAGAAGTGCTCTGTACAGTAG